Proteins from a single region of Aureibacter tunicatorum:
- a CDS encoding TonB-dependent receptor produces the protein MKKILLFFCFILAMTNAMSQSISGRVVSNNEAVPFASLQIKNTNLGVASDEDGRFSFEKLQSGQYTVQCQAVGFKSKSIDINLTNDENAELTIELNADLLNLEEVVVSGTRTSVVRKESPVIVTVTDEKIFNAVQAVSLSEGLSFQPGLRMETNCSNCGFSQVRINGLEGAYSQILIDSRPVFSALNSIYGLEQIPSNMVDRIEVIRGGGSALYGSNAIAGTINVITKDPVDNTFQIGMNSALVNGSSMDNMLNANGSIVSDDGMSGMSLFGMTRERQEYDHNDDGFSEIPMINNLTFGMKGFHRFSELEKMTIEFHTTREHRRGGDSLNLPAHESNIAEELRSTIYGGGASYERFSRDRKNYYSVYASVQNTDMKNYYGAGKDPDGYGRTFDNTFVTGGQFTRTMDKFAGGEGTFTGGVEYKSDVMSDSKPGYGISIEQDLRMLGVYAQQEWKPVDRLKLLFGLRYDYNNLTEENILNPRFNFMYDLTPDLQFRASYARGYRAPQVFTDDVHAELISGEVRVIRLGPDLESELSNSYLASFDWNKSSGLSQYGLTLEGFFTRLNNPFILEGVEDDNFPDQQILEKRNGDGASVYGLNIEAKYAYTQKLQLQGGFTVQRSLYDNEVVWTSSEDSEVIKNTSSKRFLRTPDVYANMVISYYPVEKFGISNSAVFTGSMLVPLAERDDEFIQRADQFVNTKEFFEWNIKFDYDLDISDQYCIQFNAGVQNILNSYQSDIDPGENRDASYVYGPGRPRTFFVGVKIGNAF, from the coding sequence ATGAAAAAAATCTTACTCTTCTTTTGTTTTATTTTGGCTATGACGAATGCCATGAGCCAATCCATATCGGGTAGAGTGGTTTCAAATAATGAAGCGGTGCCATTCGCTTCTTTGCAGATAAAAAACACCAATCTAGGAGTGGCTTCTGACGAAGATGGCCGCTTTAGCTTCGAAAAGCTTCAATCAGGCCAATACACGGTGCAATGCCAAGCAGTGGGCTTTAAATCAAAAAGTATTGATATCAACCTAACTAATGATGAAAATGCAGAGCTTACGATTGAGTTGAATGCGGATTTATTAAATCTGGAGGAAGTAGTTGTAAGCGGTACGAGAACCAGCGTGGTCAGAAAAGAATCACCTGTGATCGTTACTGTCACTGATGAAAAGATATTCAATGCTGTGCAAGCGGTTAGTTTGTCGGAAGGACTGTCTTTTCAGCCGGGCTTGAGAATGGAGACTAATTGCTCGAATTGCGGATTTAGTCAAGTGAGAATTAATGGTTTGGAAGGAGCTTATAGTCAGATTCTGATTGATAGCAGACCAGTTTTTAGCGCTTTGAACAGCATATATGGACTTGAACAGATACCATCCAATATGGTGGATAGGATTGAGGTGATAAGAGGGGGTGGTTCCGCGCTATATGGATCCAATGCTATCGCGGGAACTATTAATGTAATCACTAAAGACCCAGTGGACAATACATTTCAAATTGGAATGAATAGCGCCTTGGTGAATGGCAGTTCCATGGATAATATGTTGAATGCTAATGGATCAATTGTCAGCGATGATGGCATGAGCGGAATGTCTTTGTTTGGGATGACAAGGGAAAGACAAGAGTATGATCATAATGACGATGGATTTTCAGAAATTCCAATGATCAATAATTTGACATTTGGAATGAAAGGTTTTCATAGATTCTCAGAGTTGGAGAAGATGACAATAGAGTTTCATACGACTAGAGAGCATAGAAGAGGTGGAGATAGTTTGAATTTACCTGCGCATGAATCAAATATTGCGGAGGAATTAAGATCTACGATTTACGGAGGAGGCGCTTCTTATGAGAGATTTTCTAGAGACAGGAAGAATTATTATTCAGTATATGCCTCTGTGCAAAATACGGATATGAAGAATTATTATGGAGCCGGCAAAGATCCGGATGGCTATGGCCGTACATTTGACAATACATTTGTCACTGGAGGACAGTTTACCAGAACTATGGATAAATTTGCCGGTGGAGAAGGAACTTTTACAGGTGGTGTGGAGTACAAGTCGGATGTGATGTCAGACAGCAAGCCGGGCTATGGAATTTCGATAGAGCAGGATTTGAGAATGCTGGGAGTTTATGCTCAACAAGAATGGAAGCCGGTGGATAGACTGAAGCTATTGTTTGGGTTGAGGTATGATTATAATAACCTGACGGAGGAAAATATCTTAAACCCTCGTTTTAATTTTATGTATGATCTTACGCCGGATTTGCAGTTTAGAGCTTCATACGCAAGAGGTTATAGAGCTCCTCAAGTGTTTACTGACGATGTGCATGCTGAATTGATTTCAGGCGAAGTAAGAGTGATACGTTTGGGCCCAGATTTAGAATCGGAATTGTCCAATAGCTATTTAGCTTCATTCGACTGGAACAAATCATCAGGTTTGTCCCAATACGGCTTGACATTAGAAGGTTTCTTCACAAGGTTGAATAATCCATTCATTTTGGAAGGTGTCGAAGATGATAATTTTCCTGATCAACAAATTCTTGAAAAAAGAAATGGAGATGGAGCAAGCGTATATGGCTTGAATATCGAGGCTAAATATGCCTATACTCAGAAATTGCAACTGCAGGGAGGTTTTACAGTTCAGCGAAGCCTTTATGACAATGAAGTCGTTTGGACAAGTTCTGAAGACTCAGAGGTGATAAAGAACACGTCATCAAAAAGGTTTCTTCGCACGCCGGATGTATATGCCAATATGGTTATTTCATATTATCCTGTTGAAAAATTCGGAATATCAAATTCAGCGGTTTTCACGGGCTCTATGCTTGTGCCTTTGGCAGAGAGAGATGATGAGTTTATTCAAAGAGCCGATCAGTTTGTGAATACCAAAGAATTTTTTGAGTGGAATATAAAGTTTGACTATGACCTGGATATTTCCGATCAATATTGTATTCAATTCAATGCGGGGGTTCAGAATATTTTGAACAGTTATCAATCGGATATAGACCCAGGAGAGAATAGAGACGCAAGTTATGTGTATGGTCCTGGGAGACCGAGAACTTTCTTTGTTGGAGTTAAAATTGGGAATGCCTTTTAA